A window of the Lolium perenne isolate Kyuss_39 chromosome 7, Kyuss_2.0, whole genome shotgun sequence genome harbors these coding sequences:
- the LOC127313765 gene encoding transcription factor bHLH19, with amino-acid sequence MDDSSMFLQWAVSTFQHRDPGVLADNGGEVPSIQAPREAATVVLEPTELAAEATGSYRSSGGGSEIGSVSWSMSPNSGGTSSVPMSWDFGAVSAPPSSSGGGTLVAVASPIPELVYGSQTARSTAGTGSASAVYAQGHIMAERKRREKINQRFIELSAVIPGLKKMDKATILTDALRHVKELQERVKFLEAAAGASNGQTVVLVKKACVVARGDDESFPEGSFSAPTRSPLPEIEAKLSENNVMVRIHCENGKGLVVRVLAVAEELHLRIVHSNVMPFTASTVIITIMAKASN; translated from the exons ATGGACGACTCAAGCATGTTCCTGCAGTGGGCTGTGAGCACGTTCCAGCACCGCGATCCTGGAGTCTTGGCCGACAACGGTGGCGAGGTTCCATCAATCCAGGCGCCCCGAGAAGCAGCCACCGTTGTCCTAGAACCAACGGAACTTGCTGCAGAAGCGACTGGAAGCTACAGGAGTTCCGGCGGCGGTAGTGAAATCGGCAGTGTCAGCTGGTCCATGTCACCCAACTCGGGCGGAACGTCGTCTGTGCCCATGAGCTGGGACTTCGGCGCTGTATCGGCGCCACCGAGTAGCAGCGGCGGTGGCACGCTGGTCGCCGTCGCCTCCCCTATACCGGAGTTGGTGTACGGGTCGCAGACGGCGAGGAGCACCGCCGGCACGGGTTCTGCGTCGGCGGTGTATGCGCAGGGGCACATCATGGCGGAGAGGAAGCGCAGGGAGAAGATCAACCAGCGCTTCATCGAGCTCTCCGCCGTCATCCCCGGCCTCAAGAAG ATGGACAAGGCGACGATTCTTACAGACGCGCTGAGACACGTGAAGGAGCTCCAGGAAAGGGTCAAGTTCCTGGAGGCCGCGGCCGGCGCCAGCAACGGTCAGACCGTGGTGCTCGTCAAGAAGGCGTGCGTGGTCGCGCGCGGTGACGATGAGAGCTTCCCGGAAGGATCCTTCTCCGCGCCGACGAGGAGCCCACTGCCGGAGATCGAGGCGAAGCTCTCCGAGAACAACGTGATGGTAAGAATCCACTGCGAGAACGGGAAAGGGCTGGTCGTTCGGGTTCTCGCCGTGGCCGAGGAGCTCCACCTCCGCATCGTGCACAGCAATGTCATGCCGTTCACGGCGTCCACCGTGATCATAACTATCATGGCAAAGGCAAGTAATTAA
- the LOC127311411 gene encoding hydroxyproline O-arabinosyltransferase NOD3: MMSGRKNAGKASSFLLVLISVGCFFATYNFLTMVGHGRGRDGPRKMLDHDGALSFASGSDPSKRFHVALTATDALYSQWQSRIMHYWYKEMRGRPGSDMGGFTRILHSGKPDGLMDEIPTLVVDPLPEGADKGYIVLNRPWAFVQWLQKADIEEDYILMAEPDHIFVKPLPNLARGDQPAAFPFFYIKPTDNEKVLRKFFPKEKGPVSNIDPIGNSPVIIQKAQLEKIAPTWMNVSLKMKEDAETDKAFGWVLEMYAYAVASALHGVRHNLRKDFMIQPPWDAKTDNTFIIHYTYGCDYSLKGELTYGKIGEWRFDKRSYLRSPPPRNLSLPPPGVPESVVTLVKMVNEATTGIIGWDEER, translated from the exons ATGATGAGCGGGAGGAAGAATGCCGGCAAGGCCTCTTCTTTCTTGCTCGTGCTGATCTCGGTCGGGTGCTTCTTCGCGACCTACAACTTCCTGACAATGGTGGGGCACGGCCGGGGCCGGGACGGGCCGCGCAAGATGCTCGATCACGACGGCGCTCTGTCCTTCGCCTCCGGCTCCGACCCGTCCAAGAGGTTCCACGTCGCCCTCACGGCGACGGACGCGCTGTACAGCCAGTGGCAGTCGCGGATCATGCACTACTGGTACAAGGAGATGAGGGGCCGGCCTGGCTCCGACATGGGCGGCTTCACGCGGATCCTCCACTCCGGGAAGCCGGACGGTTTGATGGACGAGATACCCACCCTAGTGGTCGACCCCCTCCCCGAAGGCGCGGATAAG GGCTACATCGTCCTCAACAGGCCTTGGGCGTTCGTCCAGTGGTTGCAAAAGGCGGACATCGAGGAGGA CTATATACTTATGGCCGAGCCAGATCACATCTTTGTCAAGCCATTGCCGAACTTAGCTCGTGGTGACCAACCTGCCGCTTTTCCGTTCTTTTACATAAAACCTACTGACAATGAGAAGGTACTAAGGAAGTTCTTTCCGAAAGAAAAAGGCCCTGTCTCAAATATTGATCCCATTGGTAACTCGCCAGTGATTATCCAGAAG GCCCAGCTTGAGAAAATTGCTCCAACCTGGATGAATGTTTCGTTAAAAATGAAAGAGGATGCGGAGACAGACAAAGCTTTTGGATGGGTCTTGGAAAT GTATGCATATGCTGTCGCAAGTGCATTGCATGGTGTGCGCCACAACCTCCGTAAAGATTTTATGATTCAG CCTCCCTGGGATGCGAAAACTGATAACACGTTCATCATCCATTATACCTACGGATGTGATTACTCATTAAAG GGTGAGCTGACATATGGAAAAATTGGTGAATGGCGGTTTGACAAAAGATCATATCTTCGTTCACCGCCACCAAGAAATCTCTCATTACCCCCTCCAGGAGTTCCTGAAAGTGTG